The following coding sequences lie in one Rutidosis leptorrhynchoides isolate AG116_Rl617_1_P2 chromosome 6, CSIRO_AGI_Rlap_v1, whole genome shotgun sequence genomic window:
- the LOC139854455 gene encoding uncharacterized mitochondrial protein AtMg00810-like has product MTDLGPLNYFLGISVTRNSTSMFLSQRKYASEILERACMLNYKPCWTPVETDSKLENDGLTVSDPTLCRSLVVALQYVRSCMILEKPILRRILCYIRGTLDYGLQLFASSTTLLVAYSDADWAGCPSTRRSTSGYCDFIGNNLLSWSSK; this is encoded by the exons ATGACAGATTTGGGCCCGTTAAATTATTTCCTAGGGATTTCAGTGACACGCAACTCTACTAGCATGTTTCTTTCTCAAAGAAAATACGCTAGTGAGATTCTAGAGCGTGCATGTATGCTTAATTACAAACCTTGCTGGACTCCTGTGGAAACTGATTCTAAGCTTGAAAATGATGGTCTCACTGTGTCTGACCCTACATTGTGTCGGAGTCTTGTTGTTGCACTTCA ATATGTTCGTTCATGCATGATCCTCGAGAAACCCATTCTCAGAAGGATTCTCTGCTACATTCGAGGGACTCTTGATTATGGCCTACAGTTGTTTGCTTCCTCGACTACTTTGCTTGTGGCTTATTCGGATGCTGATTGGGCTGGATGCCCCTCTACACGCAGATCTACGTCTGGTTATTGTGATTTTATTGGAAATAACTTACTGTCTTGGTCATCTAAGTGA